The following nucleotide sequence is from Oryzias latipes chromosome 20, ASM223467v1.
ATATTTGCACTCGACTAAAACCCGATGACTACAGCAAACCTGCGCGGAGGTCTGAGCTTTAACTCAAATAGGCTGCAAATTACTCATATGGACGCCTTGTAACAAGCTCCAGAGTGTAGCCCGTTCCCAAGGCCGGATCGACTCGCAGCATCGGGTAACTGTTCACTTTATCAGTGAGTGTCATCTGATGGTTTCTGTTCAGGATAATCTcctaaaaagcaataaaaacctaaataacCATCAGCCCAGAGTCACAAAACATTCATTTCTTGTTAACATTTATCAGAAGCGATTTATAATGACAAAATGACTGACAGTAAATCTATCTATTGGTGCTTTCTTAGGTAAAAAAAGGTAACGATTCCGACATGGTTAATTAGTAAATAATGTGATGGGATAGGAGGAAAGTCAGCGGAAGCACCTCCTTCATGATCTGTGTGGAGGAGCAGGTTAACATGGAGGAGGGACAGAAAAGGACATTTTCTACAGGAATCACATCATCAGCAAAGAAAGGAGGGGAAAACATCAGGCAAAATATGGGAGATCATCAGAGGTGTAAAAAGTACTCAAAAATTTTACTCAAGTGAAAGTACAAGTACTTAGGGAAAATTTTActcaattaaaagtaaaagtatctGGCTAGAATCTTACttgagtaaaagtaaaaaagtactcCATTAAAATTGTACTTGAGTATTAaggaagtaaaagtaaaagcaagaaagaaaacTAGAGATTCTTGTTTAAGCTTTTAAtctcaaaaaacattaaatgaaatGCATACAAGGTTTTATCCTGCTTTAgaactgtttgtatttaattatCAAACTATAAGACAGACAATCTAATGCCAGTACACGCTACTCAAAGTTGTAAAACCTCAGATTTAACTTCAGTAGAAGCTGATTCTCAAAATTGTTAGTGTCAAGCCTAGCTCTTTTGGGGCTGAAAAGCAATCCTGCAGTGCTGAAAAGCCTCTCACAGGCAGCCGATGCGGGAAGAGGTGTATTAGTCTTGATAGAGAGGCTGCAAATAGCAGGAAACGTGAGCAGAGACTCCCTGGTGTCTGAAACACAGGCCAGATATCCATCCAACTCTTTGCTGGCTTCATGTGTTGTCGGTTTCAAAGAAGCGAAAAAATCTTCATCATCAGATGAACTGTTGGCCAATTCCTTCTTGTGGTCCAAAGGCTCCAGATGCACTCTGATGTAGTCCATGCCTACAAGCACAGTgagcagacacaaagaaaagtttggtTGAGGGGCTTCTGACTGGGAACAaattttatggattttgtcATTAACTACATTTACGTGCAGTCATCTACATCTAAAATCATGCAAATCCCTTATTTTAGCATAAAATCTAACTGCATTTCCAAACCACATATGATACATATGAGTTTGGTTTCAAGAAACACTGAGGGATAACTACAACCTGCTGCAAGAATACTTTACATCAATATTCATATTGAGATCACAGCCAAAGATGGGATATAACATTcctaaaaagtgcaaaaataaataaataaaagaataattttgGTATGGCTCAAAGGTTGCCCAGATTAGAATTCGTCAAGTGTATGTTGCTTGCATTCATTTACCTCGTTTTATGATGGTTTCATCATTTGTCCAAGAGGTCCGAAATTTAGGGAGAAGGATGGCAGCTGCTATGATCTCAGGATCTTCAAACATATGCTTGAATCGTGTTTGGATTCCTTGTTGTAGGGCATCCACAAGTGGGTCACAGTACCTGAGAGAATGGTGGAGTCGCTGAAGTTTCAAGCTTAACTGATGGACACTAGGCAGCAGCCACCCCAGCTGTGTATTCGTTTCCGCTTGCAAGATGTCGAGTACTTTTGCAACTGGACGCATTGTGTTGGCCCACTCTGTCAAGAACAGCATTTCTGCTGGATTAAACCTACAGGAGAAATCAGCATAATCAAAGagtattaaacaaaaacaacccacaTTTGTTTACATCGATAGAGGGGAAAAACACTTACATTGGAACCTCAAGAGAGGTGCATATATTCCGAAGTGCGCCTTCTCCTGCTTCTTTGCAAATTTGAAGAATTCTGTCAACAGCCATAAAAGTTGAATTCCACCGCGTTTGGTTTGGCCTTAAAAGCTGAAGCCGGCTTTCTGATTCAACAGCTTCAGCTGCTAGAGCCGATCGGCTGCTTTTATTCCATAAAGCTTGGCATTTGCCAAAGACAGATCTGTAGAGTTTCTTGTAGTGTTCATTTGAGAGagctttttgggcatcaacgcTTGAGACTAGGTTAAGTAAGTGACAGGCACACTTTTGATGTTTTGGTAGCTGGAATTCGAAGCCATCGTCTTGGTCCAGGACTCGTGAGGCATCTTGGAATTCCACACCATCACTTCCCTCACCACAGCCTTCAGAATCAGTGTCATCACTTTCACACCTTCTTGCCTCAGTCTCGATATCATTGTTTTCCACACCAAaaactctgaaagccttcatAAAGTTGGAACCACTGTCTGTGGTTGTGCAAACAACCTTGTCACGTATTTCATACTCTGAGTGGATATCATTCATGGCACTGGCCAGTACCTCAAAAGTATGAGAGCCCATTAATCTTTTGCAGGCAAGTGCAGCGGAATGTCTTTCAAGACTTCCAGGGTTGATCCAGTGAGCAGTTACACCAATGAATGACTTTCTACGTGCAGTCCAACAATCCGTTGTGGTTGCAATCCATTCAACTTCACTCATGGCAGCAGTCACTTTCTGTTTCATGATCAGAGCAGCTTCAGCTATCTTGGAGCGTAAAGTAGGCCTTGTAATGACAGAAATGCCAGGCTGCAGTGTACTAATCAGCTCTTTAAATGATGGCAGATCAACAGTGCTGAAAGGATGAAGTCCTTGAATGATGTACCTTAATATAGCTTTGTTCACAGTGACTGGAGACACATGTTTGACTGGGAAAACTGAGTCAACTTTCAGTTGCTTACTGCTGGAAGCATGGGTGGAGGTCCCGATCTTTCTCTTCTGTGCTGTCAATTTAGAGTAGTTTTTGAGGTAATTTGGGTGCATtctctgtaaaaacaacaaataaatatttatattgtatgcaataaatgtaacaattacACATACACTCTCTGATTACAGCATTAAAGGGTTAGTTcacccaaaaatgaaaagatgtcaTTAATGACTCACCCTCATGTCGTTCCAAGCCCGTAACACCTCCGTTCATCTTCGGAACAcagtttaagatattttagattTAGTCCGAGAGCTTTCTGTCCCTCCACTGAAAATGTATGTACGGTATACTGTCCATGTCCAGAAaggtaataaaaacatcaaagtagtCCATGTGACATCAGTGGGTTAGGTAGAATTATTTGAAGCATCGAAAATACATTTTggtccaaaaataacaaaacctacGACTTTATTCAGCATTGTAGCGTCACTGCGAAGTCGTGAACGCGGATTGACAACAGACCCGGAAGAGAATACAATGCCGAATAAAGTCgtaggttttgttatttttggaccAAAATGTATTCGATGCTTCAAAAAATTCTAACTAACCCACTGATGTCACATGGactactttgatgtttttattacctTTCTGGACATGGACAGTATACCGTACATACATTCTCAATGGAGGCACAGAAAGCTCTCGGACTAaatctaaaatatcttaaactgtgttctgaagatgaacgGAGGTCTTACGGGCTTGGAACGACATGAGGGCGAGTCATTAAtgacattattttcatttttgggtgAACTAACCCTTTAATAAAACTGACATTTGCAGCCAATTGCACACTTTATAATGTTAAATACTTGTTGATTTTAGAAATACAGTAGCATTTAGTGACAATCaaacattaattttatttctgattatattgacaaaaacacaggactgTAAGGCTGACATGACAGGGTGAATTGATTTCATTACATTAGTTTTGATggtaacacttttacaataaggTTCGTTAGTTAACTACATTAGTTAACATGAACTAATAATGAACTGCACGTATACAtgttaatttcaacatttactAATACTTTATATCTTGTTAACATTAGTTAATGCACTGTGAACTAACATGAACAAACAATGAACATCTGTATTTCTATTAACTAACGTTAACAAAGATTAACAGATACAGTAACAAATGTATTGCTCATGGTTATTTAATGTTAGTTAATACATGAACTAATCAACCTCATTGTAAAGTGTTACCGTTTTGACAATACaacatgtttggaaaaaaatttcTCGCttggttttcttgtgttttgcatGAATTCAAACACAATGAGAGCACGGAATGATAATGATTATTCAAAGCTGCAATAGGCGCCAAATTTCCCGTGGACCTAACGTTACcaattacaaatgcattttagcattttattacGTGAGCCTTATATTGTCAATCGCATGCATTAGTGAAAATAGGCCTACTACACATATAAAAGGCGCGCCATCAACGTCAAAACAtgcacacccaaaaaaaaaaaaaaaaaaaaaaaaaaaaaaaaaaactatcagtaaaacaaaatacttaATGTACTTACCTCAATATGCTTCCTTAGGTTTGATGGCGAACTTTTGAAGGCcgatatttctttattaagcGGGAGACAGAGgacacatttcatcttgaatGAATCTTTATTTACACCACTTAAAGAAAAGAATTCGCGAAGATACGGCCACGGGTGCTCTTGATCCTGTGGCTGATTTTGGACTGTGCTGCTCGCAGCTGCTGATGAATCACATACTTCCTCCATTTTCTTCCACTGATTGACTGTTATAATTTCCCTAATTTCCAGGTCAAGGTGCTGTGCATTGTGGTAATAGATGTGACATGACGTCACTTCCAAAGGACCAATGAACATGTCTGACCAATTTCATATAATGTGAAAACGATTTTCATAGGcagaataaataacatttaaattaaactgggcATCAGCGCAATTCAATTGGTTTGGTAATAGCAAGGGAAAATAGAATGAAGTGATCTCCAAAAAATAAGTACtttttgactgtaaataaaattgtaaggagtaaaaagtacttttttttctaaaaaaatgtaattaagtaaaagtaaaagtattgatttttaattgtactcaagtaaagtaaaaatccccaaaaataaTACTTAAGTACAGTAATCAAGTAAAATTACTCAAGTACTTTACACCTCTGGAGAT
It contains:
- the LOC111946597 gene encoding uncharacterized protein LOC111946597 isoform X2, with product MHPNYLKNYSKLTAQKRKIGTSTHASSSKQLKVDSVFPVKHVSPVTVNKAILRYIIQGLHPFSTVDLPSFKELISTLQPGISVITRPTLRSKIAEAALIMKQKVTAAMSEVEWIATTTDCWTARRKSFIGVTAHWINPGSLERHSAALACKRLMGSHTFEVLASAMNDIHSEYEIRDKVVCTTTDSGSNFMKAFRVFGVENNDIETEARRCESDDTDSEGCGEGSDGVEFQDASRVLDQDDGFEFQLPKHQKCACHLLNLVSSVDAQKALSNEHYKKLYRSVFGKCQALWNKSSRSALAAEAVESESRLQLLRPNQTRWNSTFMAVDRILQICKEAGEGALRNICTSLEVPMFNPAEMLFLTEWANTMRPVAKVLDILQAETNTQLGWLLPSVHQLSLKLQRLHHSLRYCDPLVDALQQGIQTRFKHMFEDPEIIAAAILLPKFRTSWTNDETIIKRGMDYIRVHLEPLDHKKELANSSSDDEDFFASLKPTTHEASKELDGYLACVSDTRESLLTFPAICSLSIKTNTPLPASAACERLFSTAGLLFSPKRARLDTNNFENQLLLKLNLRFYNFE
- the LOC111946597 gene encoding uncharacterized protein LOC111946597 isoform X3 — its product is MFIGPLEVTSCHIYYHNAQHLDLEIREIITVNQWKKMEEVCDSSAAASSTVQNQPQDQEHPWPYLREFFSLSGVNKDSFKMKCVLCLPLNKEISAFKSSPSNLRKHIERMHPNYLKNYSKLTAQKRKIGTSTHASSSKQLKVDSVFPVKHVSPVTVNKAILRYIIQGLHPFSTVDLPSFKELISTLQPGISVITRPTLRSKIAEAALIMKQKVTAAMSEVEWIATTTDCWTARRKSFIGVTAHWINPGSLERHSAALACKRLMGSHTFEVLASAMNDIHSEYEIRDKVVCTTTDSGSNFMKAFRVFGVENNDIETEARRCESDDTDSEGCGEGSDGVEFQDASRVLDQDDGFEFQLPKHQKCACHLLNLVSSVDAQKALSNEHYKKLYRSVFGKCQALWNKSSRSALAAEAVESESRLQLLRPNQTRWNSTFMAVDRILQICKEAGEGALRNICTSLEVPMFNPAEMLFLTEWANTMRPVAKVLDILQAETNTQLGWLLPSVHQLSLKLQRLHHSLRHGLHQSASGAFGPQEGIGQQFI
- the LOC111946597 gene encoding uncharacterized protein LOC111946597 isoform X1 — translated: MFIGPLEVTSCHIYYHNAQHLDLEIREIITVNQWKKMEEVCDSSAAASSTVQNQPQDQEHPWPYLREFFSLSGVNKDSFKMKCVLCLPLNKEISAFKSSPSNLRKHIERMHPNYLKNYSKLTAQKRKIGTSTHASSSKQLKVDSVFPVKHVSPVTVNKAILRYIIQGLHPFSTVDLPSFKELISTLQPGISVITRPTLRSKIAEAALIMKQKVTAAMSEVEWIATTTDCWTARRKSFIGVTAHWINPGSLERHSAALACKRLMGSHTFEVLASAMNDIHSEYEIRDKVVCTTTDSGSNFMKAFRVFGVENNDIETEARRCESDDTDSEGCGEGSDGVEFQDASRVLDQDDGFEFQLPKHQKCACHLLNLVSSVDAQKALSNEHYKKLYRSVFGKCQALWNKSSRSALAAEAVESESRLQLLRPNQTRWNSTFMAVDRILQICKEAGEGALRNICTSLEVPMFNPAEMLFLTEWANTMRPVAKVLDILQAETNTQLGWLLPSVHQLSLKLQRLHHSLRYCDPLVDALQQGIQTRFKHMFEDPEIIAAAILLPKFRTSWTNDETIIKRGMDYIRVHLEPLDHKKELANSSSDDEDFFASLKPTTHEASKELDGYLACVSDTRESLLTFPAICSLSIKTNTPLPASAACERLFSTAGLLFSPKRARLDTNNFENQLLLKLNLRFYNFE